The proteins below are encoded in one region of Brassica oleracea var. oleracea cultivar TO1000 unplaced genomic scaffold, BOL UnpScaffold01362, whole genome shotgun sequence:
- the LOC106321262 gene encoding hexokinase-3-like isoform X2, whose protein sequence is MVGKDIAECLQEALNRTGLHMHVAALVNDTVGALSLGYYHDPDTVVFGTGSDSCYLERTDAIIKSQGLLTPSRSMSIWSGEIFGPHTCQGLHMTLTWMQRVQIEMIWDLRR, encoded by the exons gTTGGGAAAGACATAGCTGAATGCCTACAAGAAGCGCTGAACAGAACAGGCCTACATATGCATGTTGCGGCTCTT GTGAATGATACTGTCGGAGCCTTGTCACTTGGATATTATCATGATCCAGATACAGTTGTGTTTGGAACAGGTAGTGATTCATGTTACTTGGAACGAACTGATGCTATAATCAAGTCTCAGGGTCTGCTTACACCTTCTAGAAGCATG TCAATATGGAGTGGGGAAATTTTTGGTCCTCACACCTGCCAAGGACTTCATATGACATTGACTTGGATGCAGAGAGTTCAAATCGAAATGATATG ggATTTGAGAAGATGA